ATTGTAGGTTAAGATTCGATAATCAACTTGTGAAATTAATTGAAACTAGTAATATTGGAATTCAAGATTATTTGATAACTAATAAAGGAGTTGGTGGAGCTTGGACTCGTGAAATTGGAATAACTTATTCTAAACAATTTTTAAATTACAATGAATTTTTCTCAGAATTATCTTTTGGTATTACTCCAAAACTAATATTTGGTATTGCCTCATTAGAACTAGATGAAAACAGTATTATTTCTACTAATCAAATTAATGTCCGCGGAAGTTCTGGTTACAGAATTCGTGGGGGATTTAAATTTTCAGCCTCTCATCCAGATAACTTCAACCTATCTGAAGAGTTAAGTAACTTCACAACTAATTTCTTCTCTCCTTCATCAGGATTTGGTATTGGGGTTAACTTAGGTTTCCAAACAGTTTTTATTAAAACAGCTAATAGTAAATATAAATTCGGTGTAGAATTACAAGATCTTGGAAAAATAAATTGGAGTAATCAAGTATTTAAACGTTCTTTAGTAAATTTAGATGATACAATAACAACTGGTGCAATATCAAACGATAAGTTTAAAGAATATTCAGGGGAACTCAAAACTGGTGGAGAATTTTCAACTGAACTCCCAACATCCATTCGTTTGGGTTTTGGTGCTGAATTTATTAAGTTAAATATTTCATTTATAACACTTGATTTTGAGAGTGAATTCCCCTTAACTAAAATTGGAGGAGTTTATTCAAATCCAAGATTCGCTATTGGTAGTGATATAAAAATTATGGATTACTTATCTTTAAGAAATGGCTTTTCTTTTGGAGGTAATGATGAATTTGGTATTGGGTTTGGAATAGGTCTAAATCCAATATCAAATTTAAAATTTGATATTGGATCTAGTTCATTAAACAAATTTTTTACTTTGAAACAAATCGATTTTTCAGCAAGATTGAGCTATGTAATTTTATAATAAAAAAGTAGTAAATCCAATCTTTAATTTCGTTTTGTGGTTTTGTTAAATTTAATCCTTTAAGTCTAAAGAAGATTTTATAACTTCTAATTTTTCTTTTTCAATATTTTTAAGAGTAACTTTTAAGTTCATTAGATGAAATATTATTAAAGACAAACCTCCTGCAATCAACATTAAACATACTCCAAATGTATCCATATTTTCAACTTCAAATGTTTGATTTATCCACCATGTTACCATGCCTGCAATACCCATAAACAGTGCAACAATACCCCATTTCAAATTAGTTAAAGTTTTATTATCATTTGATGTAAATGGTAATGAGAGTTTATCTAATTCACCAGGTACTAATCCTTGTGTTATTAACGACATCCTTTCTTTATGTCTATCGTTATAAAATTTCCATGAAATTATTGTCCAAAAAAATGTAAGAGGAACTAAAATTGTAAAATCCATTTTGATTGTTTATGATTACAGTTTGAATTAATATTATTTATCGTTTTTATATTTGACCAACCTTTAATTATTTTTGTTGCATAAAATATTATTTTTTAGATAAATTTTTTCTTTTTTTAAATTTTAATAATTAATTGATTTTTCATGCAACAAAATTGTGATAGAATATAGTCTAATTATTTATTATTGAAATTGCAAAAACTTTGAAAAATACATTAGATAAAGAAATAGTAGATAGGATTTTGCAAAATGATAAATCTGCTTTTATTGATTTGATAAATCGATATAAGAATAAAGGATTTTCATTGTCTATGAAAATACTTAAAAACAAAGAAGATGCAGAAGAAGCTTTACAAGATTCATTTATTAGGGTTTTTAATGCTTTAAATAATTTCAACTGGAATTCTTCTTTTTCTACTTGGTTCTATAGAATTGTTTTTAATGTATGTTATTCAAGAACCCAGGCAGGAAGTGAAAAATTTTACAAACTAGGATCTTCAATTAGTGACATGGAGGAAGGTGGTGTTGATAGCATAGGATCTAATAAGATGACTCCAGATACAATTTTAATCAATAGTGAAATAGAAAAAATTGTAAATGAAGAAATTGAAAAACTACCTCCACATTATTCAATTGTTCTAGATTTATTTCTACTTCAAGAGCAAAGTTATGAGGAGATTGTATCAATAACTGGAATTAATATGGGTACAGTTAAAGCACAAATTAGCCGAGCAAGGATTATATTAAGGAATAATGTTGCTAATCGACTTGAATTAAATAGTTTAGCAAATATCTATTAGTTATTTTTTTATTAATATCTTAGTAATTAGTTTTTAATTTTTAAACTAAAATGGATCATTTAACACAAGAACAAATCCAACTTTGGATTGATTTGGAATCACCTAACTCCAAGGAGGTGGCAATGCATATTCATATTTGTAAAAAATGTGCAAAAGAAGTAGAATTCAATGTTCTGATAGAAAAATTTGCTTCATCAACAAATGAAAATAATATTACAACATTAAATTTTACAAACCAATTAGTTAGTAAAGTTTATCCTTTGAATTTAAACTATCTTAAAGAACAAACTTTTTTAGAAAAGTATAGTTTATTAATATTGACTTCTCTTTCAGTTCTTATTGGTTCATTAGTTTACATTAACAAACCTGTATTTGCTTCAAAATATTTACCTAATTTAAATCTTAAATCATTTTTTGAATTATCAATTTCAAAACTAATTAATTTATTTGGAGTAAACATAAGTTCAATCTTACACCTAACTTATGATCCTTTCTTTAAGTTATTAATTGTTTCAACATTAATTATTTCATTCCTTTTCTTTATAGATAAAATTATTAAAAATGTAGTTTCAAAAAATCATTAATTGATTTTATAAAAAAGTCGAGTTTGTAGAATTACAAACTCGACTTATAAATTTGAAAATCTGATTTCTAGTTAATTTTTGCTCCATTATTCATTTCGATTGTACCAGCATCTTTCTTTTCTTTTCCTTTACAGCATCCTTTTTCTTTTTTATCTCCACAACTTTTATTTTTATTTCCACATGATTTCATCATCGTATCTAACTTTAATTTTTGTTCTTCAGTTAACAAATTTTTAATATCAGATTCTAATTTTTCATGAGCTAATTTAATTTCATTAGCTTTAGCCTCAATTTGAAGTTTTACCTCTGAAAGTCCAGTAGCTTCTCCTTCAGATTTTATTAGCTTTGCTTTATTCTTTAACTCTTTAATTTCATTTCTTGTAGTTTCAGTAGAAGTTTTAAATCCTTCCTTTAAAACTTTCATTTTGTCCTTTTGTTCTTGAGTTAAATTAAGTTTTTGCATACATTGATCTGGTCCACAAGCTTTTTTATCTCCACCACAGTTTCCTGATGCAAATAATGAACTTAAGGATACAATTGAAATCATCAATAAAGTGCTTAAATATCCGATTGTTTTTTTCATTTTTTAAGTATGATATAGTTAGTTTATATGTTTTTTTATCGACGAAATAACAGACTCAAAATTATACATATATAACATTAAATAAAATAAATATTATTTAATAAATCTGTACATATAATAAATTTTTATTTAATTATTTTATCTTTATGTTCGCTTTCTTTGCAACTTTTTAATAATTGTTGTAGTTCAGTATTTTGATAACTAGTTAAAATCCCTTTAATGTCTGACTTTAACTCCTTTCTTTTAGGTTTTAATACTTCAATTCTGTCTTTTAATAGAGGTTTAATTTCATCAATTTTTATTTGATTATTTGCTGTTTTTGCATTTTTCAACTCCATTTTTAATACCTTAACCTCATTAATTGAACTTTTATTTTCATTTTTAAATTTTTCAAAAAGAATTTTTATTTTACTCTTTTGTTCATTACTTAAATTTAATTGTTTCAGTGCTTCTCTAAAACAATTAGCTCTTTTTAGATCTTTGCTAATAGTTAATTTTACTGATGTTAAACTGAATACTAATATCAATACAAGTATTCCTATTCTGTTTAATAATCTTTTCATTTTAATTTTATTTTTAATTATAATTTGAATAAATAATTTATTATTTAAAAGTTAGTTACATCAAAATTAAAATGGTTCCAAAATATTTATTTTTATCAAATTATTTAAGCACTTAATATTTAATAATTATTTTTTTTCATAAAAGTATTTGTTTCATTCAATTTACTTATAGAACCTATATCAAACCAATAACTTTCATCACATAACACTCCTTTAATTATCTCACCATTTTTAGCTAAGTTCAAATATATATCTCTAATAGAAAACGATCCATTTTGGATTATTTTATTAAAAATTTCTGGAGATATTATATGAATACCAGTAAATCCTAATCTGTAAAATTCATCTCCTATTATGTTTTTGTCCATAATTTCTTCACAATTTAAATTTCCATATCCACATAAATTATATTCTGAATTGAAAATAAAATATCTATCAGATTTTCTATTTTGAACTGCTAAAGTTACTAATGAATTATTTGTTTGGTAATTTTCATATAACTTGTTTAGATTGATATTTGAAACTATATCAACGTTATGAAGTAATATTGGATACTCTTTTGAGAAGTACTTTTCAGCATATTTCAAACCTCCTCCTGTATCTAGTAATATATCAACTTCAATTGAAATTTTAATATCCAAATCGAAGTAATTTTTATTTTTAAGAAAATCAATTATCAAATCTTCATAATGGTGAACATTTACTATTATTTTTTGTACACCAAAAGATTTCAATCTTTTAATAACTCTTTCTAAAACAGTTATTTTATTAACTTCAACAAGTGCTTTTGGTAAATAATCTGTTATTGGTTTAAGTCTGGTTCCTAATCCAGCAGAAAATATCATTGCTTCAATCATAAATTCAAAAATAACGTAGTTATTATTTTCTTAAGTATATTATTATTTATTTTAGTGTAATATTATCGATAACTCCTTATAAAGAATATGTCAAAAGAAAATCATTCTATATTAAATCGTGATAATTTTAGTACAGAATCTAATCCTTTTTTAACCGAAGAGTATAAAAATGAATGTTTAGATAGATTACTTAATTCATGCAAAGCACATTTCAAAATTTTTGATTCAGATTTAATTAAAAGAGCATTTTATTTATGTTATGATGCTCACAAAAAAATGATACGAGCTTCTGGAGAACCTTACTGGACTCATCCTTGGAATGTTGCAATGATTGTTGCTCAAGAAATTACTATTGATGATGTTTCTGTTGCAGCAGCATTATTACATGATGTTGTAGAAGATACTAATTTTACAATTGAAGATATAAAAGAGGAATTTGGTTTTGAAATTGCAGAAATTGTTGATGGTGTTACAAAAATTGGAGGTGTATTTCATAGTTATGAAGTTTCACAAGCAGCTAGTTACAGAAAGTTACTCTTATCTATGGTAAATGATGTAAGAGTTATATTGGTAAAGTTTGCTGATAGACTTCATAATATTAGAACATTATCATTTTTACCTATTAATAAACAAATCAGAATTGCAAAGGAAACCTTAGAAATTTATGCTCCATTTGCAAATAGATTTGGTTTAGCAAAACTAAAATGGGAACTTGAAGATTTATCATTTAAGTATATAAACCCTGATGCTTATAATCAAATAAAAAATGGATTAAAAATAAAGCGAGAAGAACGTGAAAACTATATAAATTCTTCACTAGATTTACTTAAATCTAGATTAGATAAAGAAGGTTTTACATACCAAATTGCAGGTAGACCAAAACATATTTATTCAATATATAATAAAATGAGAATCCAAGGAAAAGATATTGATGAAATACATGATTTATTTGCATTAAGAATTATTTTAGATACTATAAGTCCTAATGATTGTTTTACTGTATATGGAATTATTTCTGAGGTTTTCACTCCTGTCCCTGAAAAGTTTAAAAACTATATATCAGTACCTAAGAAAAATGGGTATCAATCTATCCATACAACTGTTATTGGTCCTAACGGTAAGCAAGTGGAAATTCAAATTAGAACTAAAAAGATGCATGAAATTGCAGAACGAGGAGTTGCTGCTCATTTTCTTTACAAAGAATCAACTGATGCAGTTCGTAATCCATTGATAAGTATTGATAAACAGATGGAGGATTGGGTTTCTTGGATGAGAGATGTATTTGATAAAGCAGGCTCAACAAACGCTTCACAAGAAGTTATTGAAAGTTTTAAAATGAATTTATTTCAAGATGAAATTTATGTTTTTACACCAAAAGGAGAATTAAGAATATTACCAAAAGGATCAACTCCAATTGATTTCGCTTTTGAGATACATTCTGCTGTTGGGCTTCATTGTATAGGAGCAAAAGTTTCAGGTAGAATTGTTCCTTTGAATTCAGAATTAAAATCTGGAGATCAAATTGAAATATTAACTTCAAAAAATCAAACCCCTAGTTTAGATTGGGAAAAATTTGCATTTACTCATAAAGCTCAAAATTCTATTCGCAAATTTTTCAATGAATCTAAAAGATTAAAAATAAAAATTGGTAAAGATGCTTGGCAAAAGATATGTAAAAAAGAAAAATTTCATATAAATGATGATGACTTAGAAAACATTTGTTTAGCTTTAAAATATAGTAATACAAATGAAATGTTTTTTGAGATTGCAAACGAAATAATTACATCTGAAAAAGCTTTAACTTTAATTAAGGAAAAACTAAAACCTTATGTTATACTAAATCAGTCAGAAGATCAATCTTCTGAAATTATTCATTATGATAAGTTTATTAAAGAAGCTAGATTTTCAAATGGAATTATTGTGAATGGCGATGTTAAAGGGTTGAATTATTCTTACGCAAGATGCTGTAACCCAATTCCTGGTGATTTAGTAATGGGTGTCATTTCTTCTGGAAAAGGAGTAATAGTTCATCGTTCAAATTGTAATAACATTATTTCTTTACTTCAAAAACCAAAAATTAGAAATCAAATAGTTGACGTAAATTGGGATACTAATAACAGCATTGAATTTTTATCTGGAATTAGAGTATCAGGTCTAGATCGAGCTGGTATTTTAAATGATGTTACACATGCAATTTTAACATGTGATAATACTAACATTAGAAGTGTAAACATATATTCTAAAGATTCCATTTTTGAAGGTTATGTTACTCTAATTGTAAAAGATTTACCTCATTTGTTAAAACTAATGGAGCGATTAAGAAAGATAAGAAATGTTAAATTAGTTGAGAGATTTGAACAATTGACTTAAGTACTAAACAGTAAAAAGGCGATTATTTTAAAAATAATCGCCTTTTTTAAATCAAAATTTATTTATGTCTTAATCACATCCTTGAACTGACTCTGCCTCAATACGGCGATTCTGTTTGCGGATATTTTCTAAATCATCTTTTTGAGATTGAGACATTTTAGCTTCTGCTTTTGGATTAGGTGTAGGTTCTTGAACCGCTGGTTTTGAACTTCCCATACCGATTGCAGAAACTATTCTACTTGAAGGAATTCCTTTAGAAATCATATAATCACGAACTCTTTTTGCACGACCATCAGATAAAGTTTTATTTTTAGCTGGATTACCTTCTTTAGAAGCATGACCCGTTAAATTTACTTTTACTTGTTCGCAAGCATTTAAAAATTTGTATAATTTATCTAAATCTCTTGATGTTCCTTCATATCCAAAATCAATTTCAGTACTATTTTTTTGGAAACGAATGTCAGCTAAACTAAGTTTTTCTCCTTTTCTAACTGGTTTACATCCTTTTGCTGATGCAGACCCTGGTTCTAATGGACATTTATCTACATCATCTTGAACTCCATCACCATCTGTATCTTTTTTAGTTGGATCTGTTTTGAAACTTCCATTTGGATGATTTCCATTTACTTCATCTCCATCTTTTAAATTATCTCCATCAGTATCTTTATTTGTTGGATCTGTGTTATAAGTTTTAACTTCATCTCCATCTTTCAATCCGTCTCCATCAGTATCAGGATTTTTAGGATCAGTTTTGTATCTTGTAACTTCATCTCCATCTTGAAGACCATCACCATCTGTATCAACATTTAAAGGATTTGTACGATATTGATTAACTTCATCTCCATCTTTTAATCCATCTCCATCTGTATCAGGTTTTAATGGATCAGTTTTGATATTGTTAACTTCATCTCCATCTTTTAATCCATCTCCATCTGTATCAGGATTTTTAGGGTCAGTTTTAGTTGAATTAACCTCTTGACCATCCTTTAAACCATCACCATCTGTATCAGGATTACGTGGATTAGTTTTGTAGATTTTAATTTCTTGCTCATTTGTTAAGCCATCTTTATCCCAATCATTATCTTCTGGTTCTCCTTCACCAAGAGCAAATTTTAATGCTGCTCCAACTCTAATTGAATTATTAGAAAAGTTGAATGCAGATGAATTTGGTAAATCATATGAGTTACCACCTGAAAATTTTGTTAAAGGATAGATATAACTTGCTTCTGGAGCAAACACTAAAGATGTTCCTAATGGAATATCATAACTTAAACCAACTTGAAGAGCCGCAAATAATGATTGAGGATCTGGTATTTCTCGATCATCAAATTTATTTCTAGTTTTACTTCCGTCTGAGAATGTAAAACCCTCTGTTAACATATCTTCTTGTTGACTAAATTTCTTCGTCATAATAAAAGAAAATACAGGACCAAGATTAATATCAAGACCTGCTCCTTGAATTGGACGTAAAGAAAGTAATGGCTCAATACCTATAACACCAATGTTTGAACTGAATTTGTGT
Above is a window of Chlorobiota bacterium DNA encoding:
- a CDS encoding OmpA family protein, which encodes MVKRFTKIAGSLLMIALLTQVSIHKAFSQTEMEEEGTKRRAMLGVYGNLNMNNHTLNFKQLTPDCPNCSPGFTEAKGNGIALGGLYEAPMSEAIAIQFRLGYAQLGAETSVDERIGQQVLNNNLVQLNTRHKFSSNIGVIGIEPLLSLRPIQGAGLDINLGPVFSFIMTKKFSQQEDMLTEGFTFSDGSKTRNKFDDREIPDPQSLFAALQVGLSYDIPLGTSLVFAPEASYIYPLTKFSGGNSYDLPNSSAFNFSNNSIRVGAALKFALGEGEPEDNDWDKDGLTNEQEIKIYKTNPRNPDTDGDGLKDGQEVNSTKTDPKNPDTDGDGLKDGDEVNNIKTDPLKPDTDGDGLKDGDEVNQYRTNPLNVDTDGDGLQDGDEVTRYKTDPKNPDTDGDGLKDGDEVKTYNTDPTNKDTDGDNLKDGDEVNGNHPNGSFKTDPTKKDTDGDGVQDDVDKCPLEPGSASAKGCKPVRKGEKLSLADIRFQKNSTEIDFGYEGTSRDLDKLYKFLNACEQVKVNLTGHASKEGNPAKNKTLSDGRAKRVRDYMISKGIPSSRIVSAIGMGSSKPAVQEPTPNPKAEAKMSQSQKDDLENIRKQNRRIEAESVQGCD
- a CDS encoding Spy/CpxP family protein refolding chaperone; translation: MKKTIGYLSTLLMISIVSLSSLFASGNCGGDKKACGPDQCMQKLNLTQEQKDKMKVLKEGFKTSTETTRNEIKELKNKAKLIKSEGEATGLSEVKLQIEAKANEIKLAHEKLESDIKNLLTEEQKLKLDTMMKSCGNKNKSCGDKKEKGCCKGKEKKDAGTIEMNNGAKIN
- a CDS encoding NTP transferase domain-containing protein, whose product is MIEAMIFSAGLGTRLKPITDYLPKALVEVNKITVLERVIKRLKSFGVQKIIVNVHHYEDLIIDFLKNKNYFDLDIKISIEVDILLDTGGGLKYAEKYFSKEYPILLHNVDIVSNINLNKLYENYQTNNSLVTLAVQNRKSDRYFIFNSEYNLCGYGNLNCEEIMDKNIIGDEFYRLGFTGIHIISPEIFNKIIQNGSFSIRDIYLNLAKNGEIIKGVLCDESYWFDIGSISKLNETNTFMKKNNY
- a CDS encoding sigma-70 family RNA polymerase sigma factor, with the protein product MKNTLDKEIVDRILQNDKSAFIDLINRYKNKGFSLSMKILKNKEDAEEALQDSFIRVFNALNNFNWNSSFSTWFYRIVFNVCYSRTQAGSEKFYKLGSSISDMEEGGVDSIGSNKMTPDTILINSEIEKIVNEEIEKLPPHYSIVLDLFLLQEQSYEEIVSITGINMGTVKAQISRARIILRNNVANRLELNSLANIY
- a CDS encoding bifunctional (p)ppGpp synthetase/guanosine-3',5'-bis(diphosphate) 3'-pyrophosphohydrolase, with the protein product MSKENHSILNRDNFSTESNPFLTEEYKNECLDRLLNSCKAHFKIFDSDLIKRAFYLCYDAHKKMIRASGEPYWTHPWNVAMIVAQEITIDDVSVAAALLHDVVEDTNFTIEDIKEEFGFEIAEIVDGVTKIGGVFHSYEVSQAASYRKLLLSMVNDVRVILVKFADRLHNIRTLSFLPINKQIRIAKETLEIYAPFANRFGLAKLKWELEDLSFKYINPDAYNQIKNGLKIKREERENYINSSLDLLKSRLDKEGFTYQIAGRPKHIYSIYNKMRIQGKDIDEIHDLFALRIILDTISPNDCFTVYGIISEVFTPVPEKFKNYISVPKKNGYQSIHTTVIGPNGKQVEIQIRTKKMHEIAERGVAAHFLYKESTDAVRNPLISIDKQMEDWVSWMRDVFDKAGSTNASQEVIESFKMNLFQDEIYVFTPKGELRILPKGSTPIDFAFEIHSAVGLHCIGAKVSGRIVPLNSELKSGDQIEILTSKNQTPSLDWEKFAFTHKAQNSIRKFFNESKRLKIKIGKDAWQKICKKEKFHINDDDLENICLALKYSNTNEMFFEIANEIITSEKALTLIKEKLKPYVILNQSEDQSSEIIHYDKFIKEARFSNGIIVNGDVKGLNYSYARCCNPIPGDLVMGVISSGKGVIVHRSNCNNIISLLQKPKIRNQIVDVNWDTNNSIEFLSGIRVSGLDRAGILNDVTHAILTCDNTNIRSVNIYSKDSIFEGYVTLIVKDLPHLLKLMERLRKIRNVKLVERFEQLT